Genomic segment of Salvia hispanica cultivar TCC Black 2014 chromosome 2, UniMelb_Shisp_WGS_1.0, whole genome shotgun sequence:
acgtcaaaatttgaaaaaaatttcaaaattttttaattttttcgtatagcagaaaatgtcaacatgtaatataaaatatgtcaatataatatatgtagaatgtcaatataagcaatgggttaacattcttaaagcattgtgttgacattctcaaagcattgtgttgatattttcaaacactatattgacattttcatccaaaaccttaatttggcgtttttttttaatttttttcgatttaattaataaaaacgaaaattacacgtggcaaattgtagaccacacgctttttaaaatcatgtggccttaaattagttgtagttagcaattaaatgatgagttagcaattgatcactcccatatatatatatatatatatatatatatatatgagagtGATCACTGTCTCAAGGCCATTAATCACTGAGAAAACCAAAGATATTGCGCCTTTTCCAATTCTTTCGCAGCTAAAAATGACGATGTGTTTGGATGTAAAACCCAACGATCAGAGTATTTTGCTGGCATATAGAGTATTATTCTTAGATTATATACATTcctgatcaaattttcaacttatttGGCATGATCATTAAAATTCTTTTGCAGTACGGACTATATTAAGTGGAAGGTTCAACTTACTAATACAAAATATTCCTATAAGCCGCACATACAGAactaaattatagtagtagtgctttttgttttgtcaacaacaaaacaagatatttttctaaatacaTTGTAAACtctttacatttaattaaattgaatggGCCATAGACATTAAAGGGAGATAATCAAGAAGGCACTACTAACCTTGTAAACAAGCTTCCTCATATCTTCGCAATAGAGTAGCCATGCTACGTTCTACACCTGATCATGTGTTACTACCAACactattttcgtttttttttgttcctATACGTCATATCAtgattatgaaatttatatactttGTCATCTACTATATATAATCTTAGTATAGTAATAGTCTCATAGATATACTGATATAGTCCATCGCATAATATTAGTCACTTTAACTTTTTGTACATTGTGAAATCCATATTTTACGTACTAACAATACTCTAATCAcgttttttttctatttttttttactttacaaattatgcattaaaactcatttcaTCTCTaaaatctctatttttaaggaatgAAAAGactttgaatttaaatacaaGTAGTTGAGATGTTATTAATTGAGAATGAGTAAAACCAtattaaagagagaaaattactAGAATAGGAGAAACCTAATTTTTATGGACAGATAATATGACTATTGATCGTGAATATATAGAatattgcataaaaataatattttatttttttaattttttgttccTCTCTTGATACTTGAtaggaaaaaagaataatgcccccaatgaaatattaataattctGATCATTAATCACAAGAAACTACTCTTAATCTTAATCTCTGTGTTTAAAAAGtttgattcaatttaattaggaaaaattgagacataattatatgataaattgaataaaatattatactatgtGTGTTAGTGGATTTATTGCACTTAAATGCAAGAAATTTATAGCCCAGACAAAGTTTTATGACCATCTTCACTTTTCacttctctctattttaaaatcTCCACACTTCCCCTAATtattataagaaataaaaaaaatcctctTTACAGAATATTCCCTCTGGCCCATTCAATATATCCACAATCTTGAATAGAATgggattttagaaaaaaattgttaggtgaaataattgagaaaagtgtagttaaatattttaataaggagACAGGAAAGagaaatttatttctaaatataaaaagtgaacgtcttgaatgagacaaataaaaaagaaatgtgaacATCTTGAATTAGACTAATGAAGTACTAcatcttcattaaaataatagtacaagatatatttaatttattttaaatatacaatatgTAGAATAGGGTAGTgaaaaaatgcaaactctaataTTGAACAAACTACAAACAATGATCTGAATCatcagaaaatgtcaacaaatgacaagataatagtaatagaaaatgtcaacacaatgtcaacacaacatcaaccgttgacactgtgttgacattttttttgctattattttgtcatttgttgacatttttaatggtctagatcatagtttggagtttgtataatatttagagtttgcatttgattacatccctgTAGAATAACTATaatacttaaatataaatgatttAACATTTATTCTGGAgtaatacatttttttgttaattataaaaGGGAATGTTACTTTTATTGTTATGTATATTATGTAATGGGTTATTGGCGTATAAATACATAGACTTTAATTCAAtactttttacatttttttaccttaatttttttttggatgtaaatgcatgaattttgaaattttttgtgttttgctCGACAAACAATTCTGATTAAATTAAAGCAGATGTGCAGTACACTTTGCAATATTACAATCTACGTGGAGAAagataacaaattaatttaacattttattagcCGGCAAATACACGAAGTTTCAacattttttgatatttcacttaaactttcatttttcttaatataaatacattaacaatgagattttctaatttagtgaattattttgtgaattgcTCTAATTTTACCCTTATCTAAAGTGTAGTTTTTTAGACagaactttttttaattgtaaggAATTACGTCTAATGTCTTGGAAATTAATAcggaataaattttaaagatgttataattgagatattttaatttttatgtttcaaataGCATTTggttaaaataatactcccttcgtcccccataatttgtcaccatttgactcggcacgggtttaaagaaatgtaatagaaagtgggttgaaaaagttagtggcatgtgagtcatacttttatatatgagttttataataaaatgtgagtgagaatgggttagtggaatatgaggtccactaccaaaaatagtaaaagtgaaaggtgataaatttttagggacggacgaaaaaggaaatatgtgacaaattttcagggacggagggagtagttttttcattttttttttggctaatACTCTATTGTGATTTACAGTGATTATATAagaatttgcaacataaattttcatttaattagataattttctttatttaaatgatgtatagtttaaaaagttaatgaattattattaaaaaagtgctttcttcataaattaaaataaatataatggagtacttattgggaattaaatcaaaaaaatcttaggtgaaaagttaaaaaatcaaaaagtttgggggaaattataaaaaatttcaaagttcaaaaAATGCCCTTATCATCTATTCAAACGACGTCATTTTAATACTTGTCATTTTTTTCCACACTGGCATTTCCGACGAATACGCCAACttcaatttaaagaaaaagtaattgttgagtaaaaaaatcagataaactcaaagttcatgtatttagattcaaaaattaaaatttgggtGAAAAACCAGGAAATGTTGAAAGTTCATATAGTTACAAGCCAATAATATTCAAGTAGATCCCACTAGGGATGGGCATTCGGGTTTCGATTCGATTTTTTGTCAATCCGAACCAAACCCGAACAACCGAATTTAGTTCAAaacccaaaccgaaccgaacccaaaaaatcaaaatcgacAAACCGTAAACCGAACTTCAAAAACCGAACAAAaccgaaattttcaaaaaaataaaaaaaccaaaaaaatagcatatatatatatataatttaatttattttatatatactaatagaatataaatatatatactctctccgtccgtcattaggagtcccattcatgggcggcacgggttttaaaaaatgttaagaaaagcgGGTAGAAACGAGTTAGTGGAATtagggtcccacttgtatatattagttttaaatgaaatgtgagtgaaatgagttagtggaaggtgagaccctattaccatttatggtaaaagtgaaccgggactcttattcgcggatgaactaaaatagaaaaatgggaaaaattaatagaatatatgaaatacatattatataaaatatattaaaagaatatatattatatatgatataatatatgaaattaatagaataaatatatataatattatatttaaaatataattcggtttttcagtttttttttcgtCCGAACCGAATtgaaccgaaaaaccaaaatttttgtatttttaagaCTGAACCGAaacaaaaaaccaaaaaaattgaaccgaatttcaaaatttcaatttaattcggttcggatattcagttttcggtttttttctCACCCCTAGATCCCCCCATCGGGTTAGTCCTACTCGAATTGGGGGGAATTgggtatttaaaaaaattacatactcCCTATCTGTcattaaatgtttcatttttcattttccgtCTACTTAtcaataaatgtttcatttcacttATACTATTTTGGTGTGTGGACTTcaaatttcactaactcattttattcatattttattatatgatcAGTACTCAGTTATGTCCCCGGTAAATGCCTCATATTTATCTATTTGGATGTATcccaataaatgtctcattttacttttactatttttagtaattggaCTCCACTTAccattaatttattctattcacaattattataaaattaacactatataaaattatagccCACACTCCATTAAATCTTTCTATCTATTTCATTaacaaagttaaaaaatttgttaaaacCTGCGGTGTGGTCAAATATGGGACATTAATGAGGTCCACAaagagtatataaatatatgacccCAATTTCACTATCATTTTTTGTTCACTTTCTTTCACAttgtcaaacaattttttaaaacgcaagccaacaattttttaaaacacaagTCAATCCACTGTGAGATACGTTATTTGagctatttttctatttcaaaaagtttcaagttaattgaggcatttttatcttttggcaaaaagtaaccatctctcttactttattatcttctcttatttattctcttttcatctctcttactttattcaccatCTATTTAACATACTATTCTTAGTCTATGTACCTAAAAAAAGTGTCTCAATTAACAAGCAActgatggagtatttatttctGGATAGAGAAAGTACAATGTAACACTATAGAAAAAAGAACACTGCAGAATATTGTGTTAATATTTCTGTAAAAATATTTCCCTCATCTCACTCTAAGTAGTAGAGTATTTCTAACCCGACACAAGTTTTTatgcagttttattttgtgaattaagtTAAAAGATAATCCggtaaaagagaataaaataaagataatatgtactccctccgtctcctaTTAATTGTCTATTTTTGTTATCTTCGCTCGTCTTccattaattgtccacttttactttttactctctcgtccgtgaaatgttgtccacattgttttttttccacttttgataaataaagctcactttccactaactcattacactcgcattctataataaaacaaatatataaatgtggaacccacattttactaactttttccactcacttttctttacatttcttaaaatttgtgccaaATCAAAGGTGGACAATATTTTTGcgtacggagggagtatcataaatggtaggtctcacattcgactcacattatactccctccgtgtcttataatttgtcaccatttgacccattacgggttttaagaaatgtaatagaatgcgggttgaaaaagttagtggaatgtgagttctacttttatatattaattttataatagaatgtaagacagaatgagttagtggaatgtgagatccactataaaaaatggtaaaaatgaaaagtgacaaatttttagggacagacgaaaatagaaataagtgacaaattttcagggacagagtagtattataaaactaatatacaaaagtgagactcatattccactaacttattcaattgACTTtactttatactccctccgtccatgaatataagtcctatttactttttaaatagttaaagtggagaaatgataaagtaagacaTAATAATGTACACAAGAGTAAAAAAgtaaacgggactcttatttgtggccagagggagtatttattaccccctccgtccttgaaaatttgtcacttattttcatttccgtccgtccttaaaaatttgtcacctttcacttttaccatttttggtagtggaccccatattccactaacttattctcatccatattttattataaaattaatatatacttcctccgtccgcgaataggagtcccgtttttccatttagGTCCGTCCGCAAAAAAGAGTCCctgttcacttttaccataaatggtaatagggtcccaccttccactaactcattccattcacatttcatttaaaactaatatatacaagtgggatccctattccactaacttttttccactcacttttcttaacatttcttaaaatccgtgtcgcccatgaatgagactcctCATGgtggacgaagagagtaaaaGTAGGACTTAcgtgccactaactttttcaactcactttctactatatttcttaaaacccgtgctggATCAAGTGGTGATAAATTATggggggcggagggagtactagagTATCTccaatggcggctagcggccggctagccgattcccAGGCGCTGGCCGGTCcactagccgaccattgcaaCCTGCGAGCGGTAAATCGGCGAGCCGATCGGttagcccacgccgatttgCGGGTGCTAGCCGAtccgctggccgccattgtaggcTCCCGATCGACCAacgccatttttttttttaattttcgaatctctatatatacgcgatatgcacgtcattttcattcgcaccacttgttttaacgaatttctctctctcttaatttctgtacaagagcaataaCGTGAAATGGAGAACAACAACAACTCTCCTCAAGTGCCTCTAGTCACGAGCAGGTCGCAAactcccacggtacccgtgGGAGGTGGATAGGGTCCGATGGGCAGGTACTACAATATGTACCATTGGCCGCAGATGATGCTGGGGATGGCAGCCGGGGGTAGTAGTATGTCGGGGTGACATGGGGTGCAGGGCGTGCAGGGGGTGCCGGGGATGCAGATGATGCCAGGGTGTATGCCGGGGATGCAGGTGATGCCGGGGTGGCAGCCGGGGATGCAGGGGATGTAGAGGGTGCATTCGGGGCTACAGGGGATGCCGGGGGAGGAGGGACAATGTCATCGCCCTAGTCTTGACTTTTTGACTGCTTCTTCCCACACATCGACCCCAGTGGAGACACAATTCACTGGGATTGAAACTTTCTCCTTAGAGGAGTTGGGGATAGATCTCGAGGATGCGGACTCTCCCATTCAAATAGGGGGAGTAGGTCGGGGTCGGGGCgcaccgaagaagaagaagaggggcAAGGGCAAAGGGGTtgtcggcgagtcgtcgcagccggTTGAGGACGGCAGTTCGGGTAGGGTACGGAGAAAGTGGACGGATGAGGAGAACGTCGCGCTGTCCAAGGCTTGGGTGAGTGTTTGCGATGATCCCCTCTAGTAGAACAATCAGATGATCATCAACTTGTGGTCTAAAATAACAGCATCCTACAAACATTTTGCCCAGACGGGAAGCCACACAGCGGGGGTAGTGCCGGAAGCAGTGGGATCGAATAAGGGTCGCGATCTCCCAATATGCGGGCTTGTACTCCAACAACCTCCGCATGAAGACCAGTGGCCAAACTGGCAATGTCTAAGGAGGATGGCGGAGGCCGCCTTCCCCTTGAAGGGGGtttataaggagttcacctacTGGAACTTCTATGAGGTGCTGATGGATTCTGAGAAGTTTTGGGCGGGTGTCGATGCTGGCTGGCCAAAGAAGCAGCGGTTGAACCTCGCCGGTGATTACAGCAGCAGCGGTGGTTCCCATTCGCTCCCCGACGATGCTCAGGAGTTCCCGTCCCCTCCATCGTTTACTCGCCGCACTCGCCCGGTTGGTCAAAAGAGGGCGCAATGGGGAGCTAGGGGAGTCGCTTACGGGTCCTAGGAGGTCCAGGTGGCATCCCCCTACTGCCAATCGTCAGCCGAGCTCTCCCGCCTCGCGCGTCAACAAACGCAGGTGAACATGTGGAAAATCATAGGTGAATGGCGGGCGGCAACTGACCCTGTGGAGAAGGGGTTTCTTCATGATCTCCTCCAGAGTGTGCGGGCCGATTTGGCTAGCACACGTAGGGAGGCGGGAGACGCCGGGGACTCAGATGCGGCAGATTTGAGGTTCCCAGGTAGCGGCGACGAGGAGTgaggcggggctcgtgtgtggaagctgGAGAGtttcttttaattatgtaatgtttttaatataattttttttaatttaaataaaattattgcattttccttttcccCGTATCTTAAAGTTGCTAACCACAAAACACGCTTCAAGCAAAACCACTTGAAGCAGCAGCAGTGGTGATTGCAACTTGCAAGCTTGCTTAGTTTATCAGACACCTGAGCTTACCCACCCACCGTCGTCACCACTCTGCGCCTCCGCCACATTTATTCTCATTCCTTTTCCACTATAACAAAACCACaatcaatcaaattttgtCTTCTTCTCTTCCCATTTTATCGTCACGCTTTATAAACAAACATTTATTCCAAGTGTTGAATCGATGGGCGAATACTGAAGGAATAACCAAATGAGCGGCCCGGCGGTGCACCCGGTGGAGGCTCCTCCGCCGACCACGGAGGCCGCGCCTCCTAGGGTTAGGATGAAAGATGTTCAGGGAATGTCCGGCACCACCGGCGCTCTCGTCCTCCGCCTCTGCCAATTCGCCTTCGCCGCCATTTCCCTGTGCGTCATGGCCACGACTTCCGATTTCCCCTCCGTCACCGCCTTCCGGTGAACATTTAACCGACCTAATTTCTcgataatttgatattttgcctgtaattagggtttagggtttggTAAAGTTTTTATAAGTATTGAATTTTGCCtgtaatttgatatattgaattaaaatctctccttttttttagCTTGTGGTTATAGATGGTGTTGATAAACGATAACTATCTCGGGATTATGCAGTAGATGACTAAATGGCAGAGCAATTGTAGTGTTTTCTAAGTGTTGCTAGTTTAGAATTTGCCCTTAATCACCATGAGGAGACCTGAATATGCTTCTTTTTGTGAATATTTATGTTAACGGAAAACTTTTATGTTATCATGGCTTCATCGAAGGTGAAATGAAGTTGCTATGTTAGATCTTTTATACTTTTTGGATGTGTTGTTGGTTGGGGGCAATGTGGAATTAGCTCGTATACTTGGCCGGGATGGTGCATTTAATGAAGTTGCAGTTTATCTCGTCTAACCTTTTTATGCTTCTATTTGTAgaccactttttcttcttgatgAGATGTGGTATTTTTCGGAACagattattaataaaaagaacTTCTTTTGTGTTAGCTACCTTGTTGGTGCTGTTGGTTTGCAAAGTATATGGAGCCTGTCTCTGGCCCTCACTGATGTATATGCTCTCATGGTGAGGCGAAGTTTCAGAAATTCTGGAATTGTCAGTTTATTTGCTATTGGTGATGGGGTAAGAAACTGTCCTAAAAGTTCTTTAGTGAAGTgccttttttttgtaaatggTTTCTTTGGTAGTTATGTGTTTGGCCTTGATCATTTTAACCTTAGCATGTCTAGACTCTCTTCTTGTAGTTGTAAAAGCCACACATGTGCACTTAATTTCAACTTTAGGTGTTGAGATAGTATGTTACATTGATATAGTTTTAGTGATACTTGTTACTTTATTCCTTAGCATGTCTGTAATGTTTGCCAATCTAAAAGATGCAGTACTGCAACTATAAGGTGATTTTTTGGTGATTTTTTGTCAATTCTTTATAACACacatagtattaaatttcattatttagtcATTTGAGTTATTTTCAACTATTAGCTGTTAGTTGTAGTGCTGTACTGGAGTTCCCTCAAGCTCTTATATGTGGTCAGTATTCACTTACATTCTTGTAtatgtcattttctttattaactAATCACCCTTGCAAAATTTTCAGTCGATTTTGAAGCTTATTTCTAATGCTTATGTTAGCTGAAGATTTTTGCACTATACAATTGTATCTCAGTCCAGTGCGATGCACCCTATCCCATTCTTCTAAATGCATATACTGTCTACTGCAGATCACTTCCACGTTGACATTCGCTGCAGCCTGTGCATCAGCTGGTATCACCGTCCTCATCGGAAACGATCTTGATAAATGTAATCTCAACCACTGCACAAGGTTCATGTCGGCTACAGCCATGGCTTTTCTGTGCTGGTTTGCTGTGTCTCCTTCATTTCTACTGAATTTTTGGTCTCTGGCTTCTCGATAGCATGTTATACAAGCATCGCAAAATAAGAAGTATCGCGAGACTTGATGATTGATTGCATTTCGCTACTTGTTTCTGCACCCTTTTGCCTCTATTGGTCAAGCAAATAGATAGATCCCTATCACTGATTCGGTGGTTTTATAGAATTCGTGGAAAAGTTACTGTTTCCACATCCGATGCTGATTATCGAGAATAGGTGTGTGTTTAGATCTTGGTTCcagttttgtttttaaatctGGTCACAATGTGAAACAGTGTTGTTTTGAACATACATTTAGTTTTTATGTGGAATGGAAGTTTGGATGAGAAATCATCTGCAGTAGAACCATATTCGTTTATAGTAGCGCTGAAAAACATATTCGCATTCATAAATCTGTTGAAATGCAAATACAAACTGGCATTGGCAGCACAAAATAATGAGCATTGGTATTGGATCTGAGTCTGGGGATTTGAGGATCCAAAAATGTTTGAAAACGCCAAGCGAAATCGGGCATCACATGTTGCGCAGACTGCATTTTAGTTTCTCGGATTCAAGCTCTTGTTTTAACGACTCTACTCGCTCGAGCAAATCC
This window contains:
- the LOC125208071 gene encoding CASP-like protein 5A2, which encodes MSGPAVHPVEAPPPTTEAAPPRVRMKDVQGMSGTTGALVLRLCQFAFAAISLCVMATTSDFPSVTAFRYLVGAVGLQSIWSLSLALTDVYALMVRRSFRNSGIVSLFAIGDGITSTLTFAAACASAGITVLIGNDLDKCNLNHCTRFMSATAMAFLCWFAVSPSFLLNFWSLASR